A genome region from Panthera leo isolate Ple1 chromosome A2, P.leo_Ple1_pat1.1, whole genome shotgun sequence includes the following:
- the LOC122213181 gene encoding LOW QUALITY PROTEIN: uncharacterized protein LOC122213181 (The sequence of the model RefSeq protein was modified relative to this genomic sequence to represent the inferred CDS: substituted 1 base at 1 genomic stop codon): protein DSVLFTHQPTWDDCQQLLQVLFTTEERERIVNEARKLVPGTDGNPTTNQAQIDASFPLTRPQWDFNTAEGKERLRVYRQTLMGGLRMAARKPTNLAKVGNVQQGKDESPAAFLERIMEAFRTYTPMDPEALESKAAVIMAFVNQSAIDIRRKLQKIDRLGEKSLQDLLVVAEKVYNNRELPEDKQARAMAAASSKQTRDLARILLVTTADSPEERDRRLWQLADDARKGKRTTKGGKQRLQKDQCAYCKEIRHWARDCLKRAGGKGSKTDRVKVLELDELSDXGSRGSDPLPEPRVTLKVEGTPVDFLVDTGAQHSVLRTPQGKLASKKSWVQWATGMSQYSWTTRRTVDLGTGRVSHSFMVIPECPYPLLGRDLLTKIRAQITFRQGGPQVTDGKGHPIQVLTMKLEDEYLLHQEALPREDNIDRWLQEFPSVWAETGGGMGLAAHRTPVLVELKPGESPVRIKQYPMSQEARKGIQPHIRRLRSLGVLVPCQSAWNTPLLPVKKPHTNDYRPAQDLREVNKRVADIHPTVPNPYTLLSSLAPSRVWYTVLDLKDAFFSLPLAPQSQPLFAFEWHDPEEGYSGQLTWTRLPQGFKNSPTIFDEALHEDLGEYRREHPGLTLLQYVDDILIAADTAKDCERGTQDLLATLGALGYRASAKKAQICRERVSYLGYILEGGQRRLSDARKETVLKIPTPTSRREVREFLGSAGYCRLWVPGFAEIARPLYEATKEGKTFKWTEKEEIAFNQLKKALLSAPALGLPDIMKPFHLFVDEHKGIAKGVLTQALGPWNRPVAYLSKKLDPVAAGWPPCLRIIAATALLVKDADKLTLGQEIWITTPHAIEGVLKQPPDRWMSNTRVTHYQSLLLNPPRVRFHPSAALNPATLLPDPDLGAPLHDCAGILEQVHGFRMDLTDQPLPDAEATWFTDGSSFVRDGHRYAGAAVVTEMDTVWAEALPSGTSAQRAELIALTKALMLGAGKRLNIYTDSRYAFATAHIHGAIYQERGLLTAEGRTIKNKQEILNLLTALWLPAKLAIIHCQGHQKADNPVARGNRKADQAAKAVALTPVPTMTIQLPDPGDPVLPDQPKYSQEELQRIKKLPMAQEIKGWWYTPNKELVLPDRLGVSILEHMHRSTHMGARKLKDLIRHAGIKIHQQDTKIEQVVSACKTCQLTNAKATSNKKGTRLRGTRPGAQWEVDFTEVKPGKYGYKYLLVFTDTFSGWVEAYPTKHETAQTVAKKNDGHNFSKLMKIINSQIQEAQQTPRTRNRN, encoded by the exons gactctgttctttttacccatcagcccacgtgggacgattgccagcagcttttgcaggtcctgttcacgactgaagaaagagaaagaatcgtcaacgaggcccgaaaactagttccgggcacagacgggaatcccaccaccaaccaggctcagatagatgcctccttccccttaactcggccccagtgggatttcaacacggcagaaggtaaggagaggctccgggtctaccgccagactctaatggggggtctccgaatggctgctagaaagccaaccaatttggccaaggtaggaaatgtacaacagggaaaagatgaatctccggctgcctttttagaacggatcatggaggcattccgtacctatacccccatggatccagaggctctggaaagcaaggcagctgttatcatggcctttgtaaaccaatcggccatagacattaggagaaaattacagaaaatagatagactaggagaaaaaagtctgcaggacttactggtggtagccgaaaaggtatataataaccgggagcttcctgaggacaagcaggctcgcgccatggcggctgccagcagtaagcagactcgagacctggcgagaatactactagttaccactgctgactcccctgaggaacgagaccgccgtctctggcagctggcagacgacgcaagaaaaggtaaaagaaccaccaagggggggaagcagaggctgcagaaggatcagtgcgcatactgcaaggagataaggcattgggcccgagattgtctgaaaagggccggcgggaaaggaagcaagactgatcgagtaaaagtcctagagctagatgaactaagtgattaggggagtcggggttcggaccctctccccgaacccagggtaactcttaaagtggaggggacccctgttgacttccttgtcgacaccggagcacaacattcggtcctccgcaccccacaaggaaaactagccagcaagaagtcctgggtacaatgggcaactggtatgagccagtattcatggactacccgaagaacagtagatttgggaacgggccgggtatcccactcctttatggtaataccagaatgcccctacccgctgttaggacgggacttactgaccaagattagagctcagataactttcagacaaggggggcctcaggtcaccgatggcaagggccaccccatccaggtcctgaccatgaaactggaggatgaatacctcctccaccaggaggcgctcccgagagaggataatatagacagatggctacaagaattcccctcggtttgggcagagactgggggggggatgggactagccgctcataggaccccagtcctggtagagctcaagccaggagagagtccggtaaggatcaaacaataccccatgtcacaggaggcccggaaggggatccagccacacatccggagactacgaagcctaggggtactagttccttgccagtctgcctggaacacccccttactgccggtcaaaaagcctcacacaaatgactaccgaccggcacaagacctccgggaagtaaataagagggtcgcggacatacacccaactgttcccaacccatatactctcttgagctccttggcgccctccagggtctggtatactgtactagatttaaaggacgccttcttcagtctgccgctggcaccccagagccaacccctgttcgccttcgagtggcatgatccggaggagggctacagtgggcaactcacctggacacggctacctcagggattcaaaaattcacccaccatcttcgacgaggcactacacgaggacctgggtgagtacagaagggagcaccctggcctcaccctcctacagtacgtagatgacatcctgattgctgctgacacggccaaagactgtgagcgagggacccaggacctgctggctaccctgggagctttagggtaccgggcatccgcgaagaaggctcagatatgcagggagagggtaagttacctgggatatatcctggagggcggacagcggcggttatcagatgccagaaaagaaactgtcctaaagatccctactcccacctcccgaagagaagtgagggaattcctaggatcagccggctactgccgcctctgggttccaggttttgctgagatcgccaggcccctatatgaagctaccaaagaagggaaaacatttaaatggactgaaaaagaagaaattgcctttaatcagttaaaaaaggccctcctaagtgccccagccctgggcctaccagacattatgaaacccttccacctctttgtagacgaacataagggaatagcaaaaggggttctaactcaagccttaggcccctggaaccgcccagtggcttacctgtctaagaaactagacccagtggctgccggctggccgccatgcctaagaattattgcggcgacagcactcctagtcaaggatgcagacaaactgaccctaggacaggagatctggatcacaaccccacacgccattgaaggggtcctgaaacagcctcctgatagatggatgagcaatacacgtgtgactcattaccagagcctcctactcaaccctccacgagtgcggttccaccccagtgcagccctcaatcctgcaaccctgctgcccgaccctgacctaggtgctccactacatgactgtgcgggaatcctggaacaagtacatggattccggatggacctgaccgaccagcccctccccgatgccgaggctacttggttcactgatggcagcagctttgtgcgagatggacacaggtatgcgggtgcagcggtggtcaccgaaatggacaccgtatgggcggaggctctaccctccggaacgtcagcccagcgagcggagctcatagccctcaccaaggcgctgatgctgggagctggaaaacggcttaacatctacacagacagccgttatgcatttgccacagctcatattcatggggcaatttatcaggagagggggttactgacggcagaaggacggactataaaaaataagcaggagatacttaacctgcttacggccttatggcttcctgccaagctagccattatccactgccaagggcaccaaaaagctgataacccagtagctagaggtaatcgaaaggctgaccaggcagccaaggcagtagcccttactccagtccccaccatgaccatacaactaccagacccgggagacccagttttaccagaccagcccaaatactcccaggaggagttacagcggatcaagaaactccccatggcccaggagataaagggatggtggtatacacctaacaaggagctcgtgctgccagaccggctcggagtctcaatattagagcacatgcatcggtctactcacatgggggcccgaaaattaaaagacttaatccgacatgccggaatcaagattcaccaacaggacaccaaaatagagcaagttgtatctgcctgcaagacctgccaactcaccaacgcgaaagccacatcaaataaaaaaggaaccaggctcagaggcaccagaccgggagcccaatgggaagtcgacttcactgaagtcaaaccaggaaagtatggttataaatatcttttagtatttacagacaccttctctggctgggtggaggcatacccaaccaagcatgaaacggctcagacggtggctaagaa aaatgatggccataatttttctaaattgatGAAAATCATAAactcacagatccaagaagctcaacaaacccCAAGAACAAGAAACAGGAATTAA